A stretch of DNA from bacterium:
GTGCTTAGGATTGGTTGAATAATATGTCGTACTTAAAGACACATCAGCCAAATCACACAATCTCACATAATAACCAGTATCCATTTTTACCATTGTCATTATACTTGCTAAATTTGCCATTTCTGCTTTTGCTTTATCTATAAGTGCTTTACTCCTTGATTTTCTTATTGCTGGAAGTAAAAGTCCTGCAAGAAAAGCAATTATAACCATAACAACAAGTAATTCAACAACTGTAAATCCTTTTTTTCTCATTTTTACCTCCTATATCTCTTTTTTCTTTTTTAAATATTTCAACAATTCATCCACAAACATTTTAAAAATCTTTAAATTATCACACGTTTTCAAAAGTTCATCTTCACTTACTTCCCAATATAGATGAACAAGACGATTTCTTAATCCAACAAGTTTTATAATTTCTTTAAATACTGCTTCACTAATTATATTTGCATCTTTCAAAATTTTAAAAATTTCTTTATATGTTTCCGGTCTTTTTAATAAAAAACCAGAAATTATATGATTTCCTATATTCAAACAATCTTCAACTGCAAGTTGTAAATTTCTTTCAAGTGCGTATATCCTTATTTTTTCATCTTTTTTTTCTTTCTTTAATTCTTTTATCCTATCAATGTGCTCTTTTAATCTTCCTATCTGTATAAATAACTTCTCTTTATCAATCCCAGAAGGTACCATTTTCAATTTTTTCCATCATCTTTTCAAAATATTCCTCCCTCATCCAGTATGTATCAAGATATTCATTCTCTTTTTTTGTCTCAAATTCAATCTTTATTTTTAAATTTTCTGCATATAA
This window harbors:
- a CDS encoding DUF86 domain-containing protein translates to MVPSGIDKEKLFIQIGRLKEHIDRIKELKKEKKDEKIRIYALERNLQLAVEDCLNIGNHIISGFLLKRPETYKEIFKILKDANIISEAVFKEIIKLVGLRNRLVHLYWEVSEDELLKTCDNLKIFKMFVDELLKYLKKKKEI